The nucleotide sequence GCCGCGATATTGGCCGGAGCCGAACGAATTGTCCTGCTCGTAGGACAGCTCCGGATTGAGCAGCGCGCCGGCCTGCAGCCGCTGGCCGGAGGCGATGCCGATGTCGCGATCGGCGGCGGACAGGCGCGGATTGGCGGCGAGCGCGCGCGACAGCGCCTCGCGCAAGGTAAGGGTCTCTGCTGCCGCGCCGTGCACGGACAGCGCGAGCAGGGCTGCGGCGCATGCGATGCGCGCAGCCATTGCGGGGAATGGCATCGAGATGAACCTGTCTGGACGGGCAATGAGGACGGCGGCGGCCGTCCGGCACGGGACGTCAGATCAGGTGTTTGGGGGGCGGCGACTCGGCGTCGGACAGAATGCCGGCACGGAGCACGGGAATGGGCCAGTCCGTTGCGGCGACGATGTCGGCCGGCACCGCGGCCAGCTGCAGTTGCGGCACGGAGACCGAGAAGCAGCCATGGCAATGATGATCGGCGACGCCGCGCTGATCGGAATGGCCGGCATGATCGAGCAGCGCTGCGATCTCCGGCTTGCCGGACGACGCATGCGCGACGTCGAGATCACAGGCGCCATGCAGCGCGCCGGCGAGCAGATAGGCTGCGATCACGCACAGCGCCGCGATCCGGCGCAAGAGGCCCGGATGGCTCGTCAGATATCGCTGGCCAATGCTGCGCACGGCATCCCCTGTTCGGCCAGCGGATAGCACGTGGCGTCAGACGTTGTCGATCAGCAACAATGTAACAAGGGGAACCGCGTCAGCCGATCGTGAGTGCGGGCGCCAGGATCACGCAGGCGAGCACCGCGAGCGCCGCAGCGCTGCAACGATAGCCAATCGCGGCCGGTACGACGCCGCCGAGGCCGTGACGCACGCTTGCGCCGAGCACGATCCAGCCGCAGCCGATCGTGGCGATTGACAGCCCGAGCGCGATGACGAACGGCAGCAGGCTGGTGGCGTCGCTTTCTGCCGGCAGCAGGGTGAAGGCGAAGATGATGGCCTTGGGATTGAGCAGCGTCGTGATGAACACGCGGCGCAGCGTCACCGGCATCGCATCGCTGCTCCCGCCGCCGCCGTGGCGCCACAGCGCGACGGCGAGGTGGAGCAGATAGAGCACGACCGCGATCCGCAGGACATGACCGATCATCGGCATCGCCGCGAGCGCCGGGCCGAGCACGACGCGCAGAACCAGGATCGCGAGCAGATAGCCCGTGAGCTCGGCGAGCAGCAGACGAACGGAGGCGCTGACGCCGCGGCTCGCGCCTGCTGTGGCGAGCAACGTGTTGGTCGGGCCTGGCGTGGCGAGGAGGGCGATGCTTGCGGCGATGAAGGTCGGGATGTCCATGCAGGCATCGAGCACGTGCACCGATCGTTCGCCTTGATACGGGTCAAGGCCGGCCGGAGATCGCCTGATCCGCTCGCAGCGTTGCGCGTGGGATCGCGAGTCCCGATTTCCGGAACGGGTCCTGCGAGCGGCGGTAAGCCGTGGCGCATGAGCACGCCGTATTGGCGGCATGCAGCCTGCTTGATTGACTCGCTGCCCTCGCAAACTAAGGTTCGCGCCAGAACAAGACAGCGCAGAATCGTCGCATCGATCGATGGTCAGCGCGAAGGATCGGACAGCAGATGACTTTGGCGATGAGCTGGGACGAATGGGCCCGGCATGACGGCGTGGCGCTCGCGGCCCGCATACGCAACGGCGAGCTGACCGCGGCAGAGCTGGCGCAGCAGGCCGCCGAGGGCATCGCCAAGGTCGATCCGCAACTATCAGGCGTTGTGGAAGTCTTCGCCGACGCGGTGGACGATCCGATCAAGGCCGGCGCCAATGCCGATGGCCCGTTCGCCGGCCTGCCGTTCCTGATGAAGGATCTCGGCCCGACCATGGCCGGTCGCCTGCAGGAGCAGGGCTCGCTCTACATGCGCGGCAACCGTCCTGCCGCCGACACGCACCTGACGTCGAAGATGCGCAAGGCGGGCCTCAATCTGATGGGCCGCACCACGACGCCGGAGTTCGGGGTGTGCAGCTCGGCGGAGAACCCGGCCGTCTATGTCACGCGCAATCCGTGGGACACCGACTACACGACCTGCGGCTCGTCCGCCGGAAGTGCCGCGATGGTCGCCGCCGGCGTGGTGCCGATCGCGCATGCGACGGACGGCGGCGGCTCGATCCGTATTCCTGCTGGGGTCAACGGCAATATCGGCCTGAAGGTCTCGCGCGGCGTATTCTCGATCGCGCCGCATCTGTCGGATCTCTCCGGCCTGGTCTCGATCCAGGGCTGCCAGTCGCGCAGCGTGCGCGACACTGCGGCGTTCGTCGATCATTGCCGCGGCGGCGCGCCGGGCGAGTTCATGCCGTATTGGACCACGCCGGAGCCGTATGTCGAGCTGATCAAGCGCGATCCCGGCAAGCTCAGGATCGCGCTGTCGCACCAATGGGGCGACTACCGCGCGACGCCGCACATTGCGGCCGAGCTCGAGCGGGTCGGCAAATTCCTCGAGGGTCTCGGCCATCACGTCGGCTACGCGCTGCCGGACGTGGACTATCGCCAAGCCTTCGCGGCGCAGACCACCTGCTACATCTCCAACTTCGCGATCGTCATCAACAACCTGCTCGCACAGCGCAAGCTGGAGCGGCCGCCGGCCGAGCTGATCGAGCCGATCAACATCCGCATCTGGGAAGCGGGCCGCGGCACCAGCTTCGCCGAGCGTGCGGCGATGCAGGCGGTGTTCAACACCACCTCGCGCGCCTTCGGCGCCTTCTTCGAGGCGTGGGACATCATCCTGACGCCGATCACGGCGCTGCCGACGCCGAAGATCGGCACCACCGAATATCTGACAATCAGCGACAATCCCGACGTGCTCGACTGGTTCGGCAATCTCTGGCGCAACTTCGCCTTCACGCCGCTCGCCAATCTCTGCGGCATTCCGGCGATCTCGCTGCCGCTCGCCACCAACGAGCACGGCCTGCCGCTCGGCATCCAGGCGATCGGCAAGCAGGCCGATGACGGCCTGCTGCTGCAACTGGCCGCTCAGATCGAGCGGGCCATTGATGGCCAATGGAACGGCGGCGCCACGCCGGCGGTGCACGTCACCAAGGGCTGACGCTACGCTTCGGCAGGACGGTTAGTTGGTTGCGGGCACCGAGGCCGGTGCCTGCGAGTCAGGCGCGCTGCTCATCGCGGCCATTGCCGGCGCAGCCTGCAGGATCGACAGGCCGGTATCGTCGATGACGAAGCGCGGCTGTATCTGTCGCGCATCGCTGTCCTGGATCATCGCCATGCGCTGATTGTCGAGCAGCAGCCAGTGTCCGTCGAGCCGCGCTGCGGCCACGGCATGATCCTCGTCGCGCGCAGTGTCGCGGACGATGAGGATGCGCAGATCCTGTGGCGCGATCCCGGCCAGTCGGAGCGCCACGAATTTGGCAATCGCATAGTCCTCGCAGTCGCCCGCGAGGCGGCCGAAGGTGGCGAGCGGAGACGCCCAGAGGTCGATCTCGCCATATTGGGCGAGGTCGCTCATCGGCCGGATGGCCAGGTTGATCGCGCGGTTGATCTCGCCGAGCCGGGCGCGACCCGCCTTGGCGCGGGCCTGATCGACGATGGCGAGAAGGCGCAGCGCGGCCGGCGAGACGCAATGCTCGCGGTCGCCGTCGCAGAGTGCGAGCTGCACGCGCTCGTCCTCTAGCTTGTGCGCCAGCGTCAGCCACTTGGCCTGCAGCGGGCCGGCTCCGAGCTCGGCGTGTAGCAGGCCGAACGGCTCCGCATCGCCAATGACGGCCCCGAGCTCCGAGGCCTGCGCGACCGGCGCGGCCTTGACCGGATTGCCCATCAACACAGCGCCGACGGCGGCAGCCGCCAACGATGCGCGGATCAGCGCGAAAATGTTCATTAGACGCCCCGTGCCCGGAGCTCGCCCTGCGCGCTGCCGCGCAGGTGGATCCGGTGCTTGTTGGGGCCAGCATGAGAGCGGGAGCTTTGCCGCTGCTTAAAGCGGCGGTCCCGCCTGAGAAATCGCGGCAGTCAGGCTGAACGTTGTGTTGCCTTGATGCGACAAATCTTAGCGAAAGCTGAGTCGGGGTCGCGAGCCAGACAGTGAAATCCCGTTCAGGTTGTGGTGCCTGGCTGTCCGCAGCTCCGGCATCAATTGATGCAAATTGTAGATTTCTGTCGATCCGATCCCCATCCGCCGTCCGAAATTCCCCTTGGGAGTATGGGGGTGCGGATGTGATGGTCGGAGCATGTAATTGTTGTCAGGCGAATACGTCGATTTTCTTGGATGAGGCCGATTGGTGCCAATGAATACTTATTTATACTCACGTGTTCCTTGCCATGAAGAAGGCGGGAACTTGACGGGATCGAAGCAAACCAGTGGGAGCGGCGGTTTCCAGGCCCTGAGGGCACAAGCTGAAGATGGTTCCTCCAGACACTTGCCAGTGATATGCACGGCTTGAACACGAATTGTTATGTAATAATTAACCATAGTCGGTGGCCCCGTGAATTACGCTGGCAAGTCTGACGCCGCGCTTTTCTCCCACGGCCTGAGCCCGTCCGCGCCGGCACATTTGAAGCTGGACGCGCCGCCTGCCCATGCGCCGGCGGGTGCGATCGTCGTTCCCGACGCGCATTTCCTGTTCAACGCCGATTTCAAGCGGTCGGGCCTCGACCTCGTGCTGTCGTCGGACGGCCGCGAGCTCGTGCTGCCGGATTATTTCAGGGGCGAGAAGCGGGCGGCTCTGGCCTCGCCCGATGGCGCGCACCTGACCGGTGACGTCGTCAACGCGCTCTCCGGCGCGGTCCAGGTCAGTCAGGCCGGCGGCGCGGCCAGCGTCAGCAAGGTGATCGGCCACGTCACCAAGCTGCAGGGCACCGCGACCGTCATCCGCAACGGCGTCTCGATCCTGCTTCACAACGGCGACAATGTCGAAAAGGGCGACGTCGTCCAATCCGGCTCCAATTCGACACTCGGCATCACCTTCATCGACGGCACCGTGTTCGGTCTGTCCTCGAATGCGCGGATGGTGCTGAACGAGATGGTGTACGACCCGAACGGGTCGAACAACTCCTCGCTGATCAGCCTCGTCGCCGGCACCATCTCGTTCGTGGCCGGCGAGACCGCCAAGCATGGCGACATGAAGGTCGATACGCCCGTGGCGACCATGGGCATTCGCGGCACGGCCGTGCTGGTCGAGATCGATTTCTCGGTGCCGGGGCAGGGCGGTCTGCCCGATGCGAAATTCCAGGTGCTGGTCGAGCCCGACGGCCGCACCGGCTCCTACGTGCTGTTCGACAAGACGACGCTACAGCCGATCGCGGTGGTGAACCAGGCCGGCCAGCAGATCCAGATCAGCAACGGCGTGGTGAACCAGAGCGCGGTGCCGCTGACGCCGGACATCCAGAAGCTCATCAACGACGTCTTCACGCTCAAATTCACCGACAACACCAATCCGAAGTCGACGACCCACTTCACCGACATCGGGGTGCCGCAGCCGCTGGCACCGGTGACCCTGCCCAACGGCACCAGCGCAACGCCGATCGTCCGCGTGGTCGATGTGAGCGGCCCGACGACCGGCACGAGCCAGACCGGGGACCAGCTGACGCACGTTCCCGGTGCGCCGGAGGTCAGGATCCTCGACGCCGACGGCCGGCTGACGTCAGCCTTCGGATTTACTGAGCGCGCCGGTCAGACCGGGAACGGCACCGATCTCGACACCGTGCTCAGCCGCGTCAACTTCGTCGATGTCAACGGCATCGATCGGCCGACGGTGTCGGTGAGCTTCAAGTCCTATACCTACAAGAGCGCGCAGCAGACCGATGTCACGACGTCGCTGAACGCCCTGCAGATGCAGGACGTCATGGCGACCGCGGTGCAGATCAAGGTCGCAGCCGATCCCAACAACAAGAATTACGGCACGGCCACGCTGACCTACAGCGTTCCCGACAACTATTTCGACTTTCTCGGGGCGGGCGAGACGCTGACGCTGACCTACCTCGTGCGCGTCGACAACAATTTCGCGCCGTCGAACGAATTCACGGTGGTGCCGATCACGATCACGGTGACGGGCACCAACGACAGGCCCGTGATCACGGCAGTCGTCCAGACCATCGCATTCGCGGGCGGCACCAGCGTGCCCGGCGGACCACTGACATCTAACGATCCGACCTCGGGCACGCTGACGTTCAAGGATGTCGACCTCACCGACACGCATACCGTATCGGCGAAGCTGACCGGCGCAGTTTTGGACGGCGGCGGCAGCATCCCGCCGGCGCCGCTGGCGCTGTTCCAGCAGGCGCTGACGGCACAGCTGGCCGCCGACAGCACCGGCAGCGGCACCGGCAAGATCAATTGGAGCTTCGCCAACCTGCCGGTCTACGTCGCGGATTTCATCCCAGCGGGCCAGAAGGTGACGCTCACCTACACGGTGACCGTGACGGACTCCCAGGGCGCCACGTCGACACAAACGATCACGGTCACGATCACCGGGACGGATGATCCCGCGGTGGTGTGGATCGCGACGACGCAGCCGGGCGACAGCAGCGGCGCGCAGGTGCATTTGTGGAGCGATGGTGCGAACTGGGCGACCGGTCTGGCTCCGACTGCGACCGACGATGTCATCATCATCACCGATCAGCTGCACGGCCTGACGCCCGCCTTCCCCGTGACCATCGACACGGCCGCCTTCGCCAAATCGGTCACGCTAAACCATTTTGGCGGCGGAGCCGTTCCCGAACTCGACAATTACCGCACGCTGTCGATCAGCGGCGCGCTGACTGCCAAGGTCGATTCCCGTATCGCCAATTTCTCGGGCGCGACCATCACGGTGAACGGCTCGGCGCAGATCCTGGACCAGAGCGAGCTGCACAATGCGGGCGCGGTGGTGCTCGCCGGCGGCGGCGTGTTTGGGGTGGCGGCTGGCATCGTCAACACTGGGACGATCGAGCTGTCCGCTGGCACGCTCACCGTGCACGGCGATGTCACGAATGTGGATGAGGCCAGCTCCGGCCTGATCCAGGTCGATGTGGGCGCGACCTTGACCCTCGAGGGCGGTAGCATCGACGGCGGCGCCATCCTGATCCAGGGTGCGCTCGTCATGCAGATGTACGGCACGTTGGGCGAAAGCGGGGATACGCCCCAGCCGGCTCCTGGCCTGCTCGTGTTGAAGGACGGGGCAGCGCTCAGCCATGGTGAGCTGACCAATTTCGGCATGATCGAGGTGTCGGGCAGCGGCAACGTGCTGACCGACGAGACTGTCACGAATGCCGGCCAGATCAATGTCAACGGCCAGCTTGCGCTGGACGGCTATACGAGCATCGACAATGAGGACGGCATCGTCACGGTCGAACAGTCCGCGACGCTGACGCTGGCGCGGGCTGATATCACTGGCGGCACGCTGACCAACATGGCCGGCGGCGCCGTGGCGCTCACGGGCCACGCCGCACTGATCGGCGGGACGCTCGACAATTTCGGCACGGTCACTGTGTCCGGCAGCGGCAATGCGTTCGAAGACGAGACGATCACCAACGCGAACGCGATCACCATTGCCGTCGGCGGTGCGCTGTCGCTGAGCGGTACGAGCATCGCCGGCGGCGCCATCACTAGTGGGGGAACGATCTCCGTCGACGGTGACAGCTCGATCGGCGGCAGCGCCGTCTCGGGCGGCGCTCTGCTGATTGGCGAGACCGGTTCGTTTGCGGAGGGCACGGCCACCCTGACCGTCGAAGGCGGCACCTCGCTGACCGATGTCGACCTCACCATCGGCAACGGATCAACGCTCGAGGTTGCGTCACAAGCCGGTGCGACCCTGGTTGGCGTGACCGTCGACAACTCCGGCACGGTCCAGATCGACCACGACGCGCTGCTGCTGATCGAGGACAGTACGATCAGCGGCGGCGATCTCGTCAACCACGGCATCGTGCATGTCGAGACCGCGGCTCCCACCACTTTCGACAATGTGACGATCGACAACACCGACGGTCAGATCATCATCGACGACGATGGTGACACTCCGGTGGAATCGACTCTGGTCCTGGATGGGAGCACGACGCTCACCGGCGGCACGTTGGAGGTGCGGATCGCCGGGACGCTGGAGATTGCCGGCAATGACGTGACCTTGTACGGCGTGGACGTCCAGAATGCTGGCGTCTTCACTGTCGATCTCCACGCGATCGTCGATCTCGCCGGCACCAAGGTCAGCGGCGACGGCACGCTTTATGTCTACGGCACGATCACGGCGAGCGGCCTGAGCGGCCTCAGCGGCACGATCTTCAACTACGGCACGATCGAGATCACGGCCGGTACGTTCGAGATCACCGGTGACGTGAGTGGCTCGGGGACGATCAAGGTCGATGACGGCGCGTCCCTGACGGTGGATGGCCACGTCGACCAGATCATCGATTTCAGCAGCAAGGGCAGCAGCGAGCTCGTCATCGACGACGCGAGCTTCTCCGCCAAGATCGCCGGCCTCGGCGTCTCCGACGAGATCGACCTGCAGACGATCAAATGGAGCCTCGCCACGACGGCGTCCTACGATGCTGAGACGGGCGTGCTGACGGTCGTCGACGGCCAGGGTCACAGCATCGATCTGACGCTCATCGGCGACTACAGCAATGCGCATTTCGCCGGGAGTGATGACGGCCATGGCGGGACGCTGATCACGCTGATGGCGGATGACGCTGCTCCGGTGGTGACCGATCCCGGCAAGCCGGGTGTGATCACCGAGACGGCGGCGCAGATGGGGGCGTCCGATCCGCACAGCGTCACCGGCAGCATTCAGTTCACCGACGTCGACCTGACCGACCGGCCCTCCGCGTCGATCGGCGCGCAGAGCGTGACCTGGACCGCCGTGGATGGGCAGACCGATTTGACCGCCCACCTGACGCCAGGCCAGATCGCCGCACTTGAGCAGGCGCTGCAGCTCAGTCAGAGCGGCAATGCCAACAACGGCAAGATCGACTGGACCTATGCCATTGCCGATGGCAAGCTGGATTTCCTCGGCGCCGGCCAGACTGTGACGGTCACCACCACGGTGACCCTCGACGATCATCAGGGCGGAAAGACGCCGTCGACGATCGTCATCACCATCGCCGGAACCAATGACCTGCCGGTCATGACGGGCAAGGCGCCGTCGGCTGAGGTCGGCGAGCGCACGGCCCTGTCCGGCTCTGACCTGCTCGACAGCGCGAGCGGCACGATCACGTTTGCGGACGCCGATGTCACCGACATGCATGTGCTGAAGGTGGCCGGCGTCGTGACCTCGGGCAATGATAGTGGCCTGCCGTCGGATCCGTCCGTGCTCAAGAACTGGCTGGCGCTCGGCGCGCTCACCGAGTCCGGCACCGGCACGGGATCGCAGGCTTGGACCTTCTCCGCCCAGGACCGGGTGTTCGACTATCTCGGCGCCGATCAGCACGTGACGCTGACCTACACGGTGTCGATCGACGACGGTCACGGTGGCGTGGTCAACGTGCCCGTCACCATCACGGTCAATGGCGCCAATGATGCGCCCGTGATCACCGGCGAAACCAACCCGACCGTCCAGACCGTCATCCTGGCCGAGCAGGCGAGAGTGCTGGGCAGCACCGCCAGCACCAATGCCGAGGGCATGCCGACCGAGACGTTCGATCACGTGTCGGCCGGCAACATCTCCGACAATGGCCGCGGCCATGGCAGCTTCTATAGCGAGGCGCTGCACGCGACCTTCACGGCCAGCGGCAATGCGGGGGTCGTGCACGGCTCCTCGCCGGTGTCGGCGGCTCCCTACATGGCCGACGGTGCCGACAAGACCAACTATCTCAGCATCGGCAACCACGCGCAGGAGACCATCACCTTCGACAACGTCAAGAACAGCTTCGGGCTGTATTGGGGCTCGGTCGACAGCTACAACAGCATCTCCTTCTACAACGGCACCAAGCTGGTCGCGTCCTACACAGGCAGCGACGTCGCGCCGCTGCTCGCCAATGGCGGCCAGGCGTCGCTGGCGTCGAACGGCTATGTCGAGTTCCTCGGCCTGTCGCCGTTCAACAAGGTCGTCCTCGCCAGCAGCCAGAATGCGTTCGAGATCGACAACGTTTCGGCCGGATATACCGCCGATCAACCGGTGAAGCTGGCGAGCAAGATGTCGGGCACGCTGACCGTGCTCGACAAGGATGTCGGCGACACGCTGACCGCGGCCGTGACCGACAATGGCGTCATCAAGTACAATGGCGCCCCGAGCCTGCCCGCCAATGCCCATGTTCAGGCGCTCGCCGATGCCCACGCCATCACTTTCGATCACGTCGCCTCCGATGGCGGCCCCGACGTCCTGCACTGGACATATCGTCCCGATGCCGTGAACCTGGATTTCCTCAATCCCGGCGACACGCTGACCGTCACCTATCAGGCTGAGGTCAGCGACGGCCATGGCGGAACGGCGACCAAGGCGCTGACCGTCACCTTGGCCGGCAACGGCGCGTCCACGATCAACGGCACGGCGCAGGACGACAATTTCGTCAATGTCGGTGGCGGCGTCACGATCTTCGGCAAGGACGGCAACGACACCTTCGTGTTCAACCCGCATTTCGGCAGCGCCACGATCGGCGATCTCGATCTCACCAAGGATAGCGTCGAGTTCGATTCGTCGCTTTTCGCCAACGGCGATGCGCTCCTGGCCGCGGCACAGTCCGCCAACAACGGCCATGACACCGTCATCACCGATGCCGCTCATGACACGCTGATCCTCAAGGGCGTGACGCTCGACCAGTTCAAGGTGCATCACGACGGCTTCCACCTGGTCTGAGTCCGCGCTCGCCGCCCGCGATGCGGATGGCGGGTTTGCCAAGCGCGACATCCCTTCGGGATGATCAGACGTCTCGGATCGTTGGCCTCGGCGTGATATCGGATTCTTTATGAAGCGGTTGAGAGCAGTCCCACGATGGTTCGCGCGCAGGTTCGGCTATGCGCGCGTGATCTGTCTGTTATTGCTGATCGCCTTCGCGGCGTTGCGTGTCGCAGATCCCGCGTTAGTTCAGGAACTGCGCCTGCGGACGTTCGACAATTTCCAGGCGTTGAGTCCGCGGGTTAAGACCATTCGCCCGGTCACGATCGTGGACATCGACGAGAAGAGCGTTGCCGATCCCAAGCTCGGGCAGTGGCCCTGGCCCCGGACGCGAATTGCCGAGATCGTCGACAGACTGACCGAGCTCGGCGCCCTCGTCATTGCATTCGACGTCGTGTTCGCCGAGCCCGACCGGCTCAATCCCGCCCTCGCCGCGGAGACCTTTCCCAATCTCGACGAGGCAACGCGAGAAAAGCTGAAGGCGCTGCCATCCAACGATCAGGTTTTGGCCGACGCCGTACGGCGGTCGCGCGTCGTTCTCGGGGAGACGGCGAGCCGCGACGTCCGGGCCGAACCCGACAAGACGCTGCCGGAGACCGGCTTTGCAGAATTGGGAGACCCGGTCCCGTTCATGGAGCCGTTCCCCGGGCTGCTGCGCAACGTACCGCTGATCGAGCACGCCGCAGCCGGGCGTGGCCTCTTCACCATCGAGCCGGAGCGCGACGGCATCGTCCGCCGGGTGCCCATGGTGATGCGGGCGCAGGACGTCAAGATGCTGGCGCTGAGCTTCGAGACGCTGCGGGTCGTGGCCGGCGTGGACACGGTTCGGGTCAAGGCCGATACAGGTGGTATCACCAGTATCGGTTTCGGCCCCCTTCAGATTCCGACTGACGGCAACGCCAAGATCTGGGTGCATTACGCCAACCACGATCCGTCGATCTACGTCTCCGCGATCGACGTGCTTGAGGGGCGTGTGCCGCCGGAGAAGATCGCAAGAAAGCTGATCCTGATCGGACCATCCGCGATCGGCCTGAGCGACATCAAGACCACACCGGTCTACGCGGCCATGCCGGGCGTCGAGGTGCATGCCCAGGTGCTTGAGTCGGTGCTCACGGGCTCGATCCTGACCAGGCCGTATTGGGGCATCGTGGTTGAATTCTTCGGCGCCGTGCTGCTCGGCCTGCTCGTCATCGTGTTCGCGCCCCGGCTCGGTGCCGTCACGCTGGTGCTCGTCGGAGCCGTGTTCGCGAGCGCGCTGCTGGGCGTCTCCTGGTACTTCTACAAGCAGCACCGGATCCTGATCGATTTCACCTATCCGATGCTGTCGACGACATCAGTCTATCTGACGCTGATCTTCGCGAGCTTCATCCGCGAGCAGCAGCAGCGCAGGGAAATCCGCGGCTGGTTCGCGCAATACATGTCGCCGGTGCTGGTCGAGCAGCTCGCGCAATCGCCGGAGAAGCTCGTGCTCGGCGGCGAGGAGCGCGAGATGACAATCATGTTCTCGGACGTCCGCGGCTTCACCTCGATCTCGGAAAGCTATAAGCACGATCCGCAAGGATTGACGGCGCTCATGAATCGCTTCCTGACACCGTTGACCGACGCGATCATCGCGCGCAAGGGCTACGTCGACAAATACATGGGCGACGCCATCATGGCGTTCTGGAACGCGCCGCTCGACGATCGGGAGCACCATCTCAATGCGTGCACGGCTGCGCTCGACATGCTGGACAGGATCGACGAGGTCAATCGCGAGCGTGAGCAGGAGGCGGCCCACGGCGGTCATGTCTATATTCCGCTCAACGTCGGCATCGGCCTCAATACCGGCATTGGCGTCGTCGGCAACATGGGCTCGGAGCTGAAGAAGAACTATTCTGTGCTCGGCGACAGCGTGAACCTCGCCTCACGACTGGAGGGCCAGACCAAGGAATACGGCTTCCCGATCATCGTCGGCGCGGCGACCGCGATGGCGGTGAAGGACAGGCTGGCGATCCTCGAGCTCGACTTCATCATGGTCAAAGGCAAGACCGAGCCGGAGGTGATCTATGCCATCACCGGACGCGAGGACGTGATGTATTCCGAGCGCTTCCAGCTGCTGCGCAACCTGACCATCGAGATGCTGGCCGCCTACCGCAGCCGCGACTGGGACGAGGCGCTGGCCGCGATCGCGCGAGGCCGCAAGAAAGATGAGGCGAAGGAGCTGGCGAAGCTGTTCGATCTTTACGAAGAGCGTATCCGCGCCTATCAGCAGAACCCGCCGCCGGACAATTGGAACGGCGCCCACGCGCTGACATCGAAGTAGCGCGATGATCCGTAGGGTGGGCAAAGCGAAGCGTGCCCACCATCTTGCCAAGGAATATTGAGCGAGAACGGTGGGCACGGCGCTGCGCGCCTTTGCCCACCCTACGACGCGTTATTGTGGCGAGGCTGAACGCCACAACGGTGTCATACCGTATCGATTGGCGACGACAGCCTCGCCGCGTCATTGCGAGGAGCGGAGCGATGAAGCAATCCAGAGTCGTTGGCGTGGTCCTGGATTGCGTCGCTTCGCTCGCAATGACGGAAGCGGGGGAGCTAGCGCTACTCCGCCCCGATCGTCGTCAGGTCCTGGAACCAGTGCTGGGCCTGGACGAAGGTCTTCACCTTCGGCGACAGCGCATGCGGGTTGGTGTCGTGCACGACCCAGACCAGCACGGCGTCGTCGACGACCTGCGCGTGGGCCTGCGCGATCAACTCGTCCTGCTTCGCCGGATCGAACGTCTGCTTGGCCTCGGCGATCAGCGCATCCACCTTCGGGCTCTTGTAGCCGCCCCAGTTGACGCCGACAGGCGCGATCTGGTCGGAGGCGAAGAAGCGGACGATGGCGTAGAGCGGATCCGAGGTGACATAGGCGATATTGTTCGCGGTGATACCGGCGTTCATCTCGTCGGCGGCACCCTTGCGCCAGTGCGTGTACAGCGTCTCAAGCTCGACGACCTTGAAGTCGATGTTGATGCCGATCTCTTTGAAGCTCTGCTGCAGGTACTCGTTCATCGGCAGCGACAGCATCTGGCCGGTGCCGCCCTGCGCGATGATGAAGGTCGTCTTCAGCGGCTTGG is from Bradyrhizobium sp. ORS 285 and encodes:
- a CDS encoding LysE family translocator; amino-acid sequence: MHVLDACMDIPTFIAASIALLATPGPTNTLLATAGASRGVSASVRLLLAELTGYLLAILVLRVVLGPALAAMPMIGHVLRIAVVLYLLHLAVALWRHGGGGSSDAMPVTLRRVFITTLLNPKAIIFAFTLLPAESDATSLLPFVIALGLSIATIGCGWIVLGASVRHGLGGVVPAAIGYRCSAAALAVLACVILAPALTIG
- a CDS encoding transglutaminase-like cysteine peptidase; the protein is MNIFALIRASLAAAAVGAVLMGNPVKAAPVAQASELGAVIGDAEPFGLLHAELGAGPLQAKWLTLAHKLEDERVQLALCDGDREHCVSPAALRLLAIVDQARAKAGRARLGEINRAINLAIRPMSDLAQYGEIDLWASPLATFGRLAGDCEDYAIAKFVALRLAGIAPQDLRILIVRDTARDEDHAVAAARLDGHWLLLDNQRMAMIQDSDARQIQPRFVIDDTGLSILQAAPAMAAMSSAPDSQAPASVPATN
- a CDS encoding amidase, which encodes MTLAMSWDEWARHDGVALAARIRNGELTAAELAQQAAEGIAKVDPQLSGVVEVFADAVDDPIKAGANADGPFAGLPFLMKDLGPTMAGRLQEQGSLYMRGNRPAADTHLTSKMRKAGLNLMGRTTTPEFGVCSSAENPAVYVTRNPWDTDYTTCGSSAGSAAMVAAGVVPIAHATDGGGSIRIPAGVNGNIGLKVSRGVFSIAPHLSDLSGLVSIQGCQSRSVRDTAAFVDHCRGGAPGEFMPYWTTPEPYVELIKRDPGKLRIALSHQWGDYRATPHIAAELERVGKFLEGLGHHVGYALPDVDYRQAFAAQTTCYISNFAIVINNLLAQRKLERPPAELIEPINIRIWEAGRGTSFAERAAMQAVFNTTSRAFGAFFEAWDIILTPITALPTPKIGTTEYLTISDNPDVLDWFGNLWRNFAFTPLANLCGIPAISLPLATNEHGLPLGIQAIGKQADDGLLLQLAAQIERAIDGQWNGGATPAVHVTKG